taaacgacatgatattttaataatagaataatttatcaaGCTGGGTACGAATGTACGACCCaatgtcataaaataaaatattgtatggtttaataaaacaaaaaaaatatggaatttaaatattacattggACACGGAATCACCATTCATTCGCTCCCATGGATTAGGGGATAGAGTTATCCACATTGATCGCAAGAATGAGGTCAAAGTATCGTCGACCGTGGATAGAATAACAATGATGTTGTATATTTGCTGGCAATGAATATAATGACATACAAGTTTACAACTTTTCGTATACGTATAATGTAAACTCACCTCTTATATCTGTCTATTGAAAAAGTCTAAACGTGTGGAGTTAAAGTACccaatgattttatataattttctatactaAATTTACTTTCTATACAAATTGAACTTGTGTTCGCCGATTCATACATAAATCAATTATGGCGGCAAGGAACCGAATGTCCGAtagtcaaattaataatttcatgaaagaaaataaacattcatcgaaatattttaaatcattgaaTGATTCAACGAAattgttaatgtaaataaatgtcttgtattgttcaattatataattcgGCTATGATCTACTCATGAGATCTTGGATatacgtattattttttgacacTATAATTAATGCTAAAAGCCTCGCATCCAGATTTCAGATATATCAGAATCATAATCACTGTCATTGTCACattcataattgtattttctttaatatatcatCATAAGTCAATTGACAATCTGTCAACGTCAGATTGTCAATTGCCGTGGTTCGCAAACGCGTCGAAAATCgaaaaatgtgaaattataAGTCGACATTACTGTGAgtgtcaattattttatttctatttttatattctgtagTTTTATCCacttaataatgtaataaaaaacaatattatcatTGCTCATACATTAGCGATAAGACCGATGTTTAACTAATCTAAGGTACTCTCGACAACGTAAGTTTCGGCCTTGTCAGTAACCCTAGTGCGGTTTGTAATAATTCTAGCAATCAACCTATTTTGTGATAGATATGGTCGTGAAAAGAGCAATCGAAAAACATTGGCGTGATTCTGCTTCACTGATAGTGCTTGCTAAGCGAAATGTGGATGCGTTATCGAAGAATGTCACGAATGCATGTAACTATGATATCTTGTTGCAGACACGAACGCATAACGCATCTTTCTCGAATAGTGTAGTGTTTCCGGGCGGTGTGACGGAAGAGGCTGACGCCAGCGACCACTGGTTGCCACTTTTCACCAATTTTGGATACACACAGCGTGATTTTGAGTCCCTGCATCGTCCTGGCGCATACACAAATCTCATATTTAAGGATATCCCTGTGAGGAGGTATGAAaccttaagtaaaataatattaatttattaatatctaatttaGCTATTCTTTTTGTATACAGTGTCTGACTGTTGTCCGAATTGTCtgctttaaattaaactaatagcTTTTATGAGAAATTGAGACTGgccttgaaataaatttattacttttttattgtatctaGGCACATTGCATTAAGAATTAGTGCTATACGAGAAACTTTTGAGGAGCTTGGTCTACTTATTTGTTGTTCAGATCACAAAAAAAAGAAGTCTGACTCTTGGAGTACTGTTCTATCTAACattgatacaaaatattggCAGAGTAAGGTACGGTATCATTAGTAGTCTAATAGTAAActacaaatatttcttattttaatccCTAACAGCTTTATATCATTTCAGGTGAGCAAAAATCCAACTGAACTTTTTAACTTATGtaaagaattaaattgttaCCCAGACATATGGTCACTTCATTATTGGAGCAATTGGTTAAGTCCAGTAACATTACCAAAGCGTTTCGATACAGCATTCTATGTGGCAGCTGTTAAGGATAAACCAACAAACATA
This sequence is a window from Pieris rapae chromosome 20, ilPieRapa1.1, whole genome shotgun sequence. Protein-coding genes within it:
- the LOC110995567 gene encoding acyl-coenzyme A diphosphatase NUDT19-like, whose product is MVVKRAIEKHWRDSASLIVLAKRNVDALSKNVTNACNYDILLQTRTHNASFSNSVVFPGGVTEEADASDHWLPLFTNFGYTQRDFESLHRPGAYTNLIFKDIPVRRHIALRISAIRETFEELGLLICCSDHKKKKSDSWSTVLSNIDTKYWQSKVSKNPTELFNLCKELNCYPDIWSLHYWSNWLSPVTLPKRFDTAFYVAAVKDKPTNISSSNEVVKVEWANPSDLLDRNSKGEIKLHPPQAYELNRLSHITDLDEVINFAKNITSQGNELIFPIPTRTKDGWVFLLPGDHLYPTNVDYNSEIIAKEKTALELRDTTKSLHRIEIVGSERLIVTHNYTPKNHINMGNQVKSVNISIHQ